From the Serratia nematodiphila DZ0503SBS1 genome, one window contains:
- a CDS encoding non-heme iron oxygenase ferredoxin subunit codes for MSWKNVCEVSQVKEDFPFSGNVEGKEIGVYLLDGNYYALEDVCPHAYALLSQGFVDDGKVECPLHEALFDVRTGQCLREPGGRDLQTYPTRVVDNQIQITFIAEE; via the coding sequence GTGTCTCAGGTGAAAGAAGATTTTCCTTTCTCCGGCAATGTGGAAGGAAAGGAGATCGGGGTGTACCTGCTCGACGGTAACTACTACGCGCTGGAAGACGTCTGCCCGCATGCTTATGCCTTGCTCAGCCAGGGGTTTGTAGACGACGGCAAGGTTGAGTGCCCGCTGCACGAAGCGCTGTTTGACGTGCGTACCGGCCAGTGCCTGCGCGAGCCGGGCGGCCGCGATCTGCAAACCTATCCCACCCGGGTGGTCGACAACCAAATCCAGATCACCTTTATCGCGGAGGAGTAA
- a CDS encoding recombinase-like helix-turn-helix domain-containing protein, which yields MQHITDFNPWLPDTQQVTPAREGGNGQIHQPGQFRNVIWQNRARVPDGFETALVAALETIFDQGAEELEQIVSALNQRRLFDRSGQPWNEATFREFLHVNGF from the coding sequence ATGCAGCACATCACCGATTTCAATCCCTGGCTGCCGGACACCCAACAGGTGACGCCGGCCCGCGAAGGCGGCAACGGTCAAATCCATCAGCCGGGCCAGTTCCGCAATGTCATCTGGCAAAACCGTGCCCGGGTGCCGGACGGCTTCGAAACCGCCCTGGTGGCGGCGCTGGAAACGATCTTCGATCAGGGGGCGGAAGAGCTGGAGCAGATCGTCAGCGCGTTGAATCAGCGTCGTCTGTTCGATCGCAGCGGCCAGCCGTGGAATGAGGCGACGTTCCGCGAATTCCTTCACGTTAACGGTTTCTGA
- a CDS encoding aromatic ring-hydroxylating oxygenase subunit alpha produces MTANTTSSEQSLQDYLDQGLRGMWYPVLASWEVGNNPVGITRLEQQIVVWRDAEGQIHALEDRCPHRGARLSMGWNLGDRIACWYHGVEVGGDGTVKDVPAVDRCPLVGQKCLRSYPAKEAYGAVFLYFGVTADEAPAELTFPQELADEASYSHFLCTASWNCNYQYALENVMDPMHGTYLHSSSHSMAEGDRKADMALEPTDSGFIFKKNGQIGVNFDWVEFGNSGAYWMRLSIPYKKRFGPGGHFWIIGMVVPEDKDHCRVFFWRIRKVKDWQRDMWRFMYRNRLESLHWDVLEQDRIVLENMAPNARGREYLYQHDVGLSRLRRLMQKEAQKQLATLREREAAQ; encoded by the coding sequence ATGACAGCAAACACAACATCCTCCGAACAGAGCTTGCAGGACTATCTTGACCAGGGGCTGCGCGGCATGTGGTATCCGGTGCTGGCCAGCTGGGAAGTGGGCAACAACCCGGTCGGCATCACCCGCCTGGAGCAGCAAATCGTGGTGTGGCGCGACGCTGAAGGCCAGATCCACGCGCTGGAAGACCGCTGCCCGCACCGTGGCGCGCGGCTTTCCATGGGGTGGAACCTCGGCGATCGCATCGCCTGTTGGTATCACGGGGTGGAAGTCGGCGGCGACGGGACGGTGAAAGACGTGCCGGCGGTGGATCGCTGCCCGCTGGTGGGGCAAAAATGCCTGCGATCTTACCCGGCCAAAGAAGCCTATGGCGCGGTGTTCCTCTATTTCGGCGTGACGGCGGATGAAGCGCCGGCGGAGCTGACTTTCCCGCAAGAGCTGGCGGACGAAGCGTCGTACAGTCATTTTCTGTGCACCGCCAGCTGGAACTGCAACTACCAGTACGCCCTGGAAAACGTGATGGATCCGATGCACGGCACCTACCTGCACTCCTCTTCACACTCGATGGCGGAAGGTGATCGCAAGGCGGACATGGCGCTGGAGCCGACCGACAGCGGTTTCATCTTCAAGAAAAACGGCCAGATCGGCGTCAACTTCGACTGGGTGGAATTCGGCAACAGCGGCGCGTATTGGATGCGCCTGTCGATCCCGTACAAGAAGCGCTTCGGGCCGGGCGGTCACTTCTGGATCATCGGCATGGTGGTGCCGGAGGACAAGGATCACTGCCGGGTATTCTTCTGGCGCATTCGTAAGGTCAAAGACTGGCAGCGCGACATGTGGCGCTTCATGTACCGCAACCGCCTGGAATCGTTGCATTGGGACGTGCTCGAGCAGGATCGCATCGTGCTTGAGAACATGGCGCCTAACGCCCGCGGCCGCGAATATCTGTACCAGCACGACGTCGGTCTTTCTCGCCTGCGCCGCCTGATGCAGAAAGAGGCGCAAAAACAGCTGGCGACGCTGCGCGAGCGGGAGGCGGCGCAGTGA
- a CDS encoding SDR family oxidoreductase translates to MNGLLNGKRIVVTGAARGLGYSFAAAIAAAGAQVVMCDILADELAASGAALREQGAQVETQTIDLASPDSIRSAFEKIAAGGGIDGLVNNAALATGVGGKTMMEYDIELWDRVMQVNVRGTWLVSQAAVPLLARNPHAKIVNVASDTALWGAPRLMAYVASKGALIAMTRSMARELGPQGICVNAIAPGLTRVEATEYVPAERHQLYEQGRALAGAQHPDDVNGTVLYLLSPLADFVTGQLLPVNGGFVFN, encoded by the coding sequence GTGAACGGCCTGCTGAACGGTAAACGCATCGTGGTCACCGGCGCGGCGCGCGGCCTGGGCTACAGCTTTGCCGCCGCCATCGCCGCTGCCGGCGCGCAGGTGGTGATGTGCGATATTTTGGCGGATGAGCTGGCGGCGAGCGGCGCCGCGCTGCGCGAGCAGGGCGCTCAGGTGGAAACGCAAACCATCGATCTGGCGTCACCGGATTCGATCCGTTCGGCGTTCGAGAAGATCGCCGCAGGCGGCGGGATCGACGGCCTGGTGAACAACGCGGCGCTGGCGACCGGCGTCGGCGGCAAAACCATGATGGAATACGATATCGAACTGTGGGATCGGGTGATGCAGGTCAACGTGCGCGGCACCTGGCTGGTGAGCCAGGCGGCGGTGCCGCTGCTGGCGCGCAACCCGCACGCCAAGATCGTCAACGTGGCGTCGGACACCGCGCTGTGGGGCGCGCCGCGCCTGATGGCCTATGTCGCCAGCAAAGGCGCGCTGATCGCGATGACCCGATCGATGGCGCGTGAGCTGGGCCCGCAGGGGATCTGCGTCAACGCCATCGCGCCGGGCCTGACGCGGGTGGAAGCTACCGAGTATGTGCCCGCCGAGCGCCATCAACTGTATGAGCAGGGGCGCGCGCTGGCCGGGGCGCAGCATCCGGACGATGTGAACGGTACGGTGCTTTATCTGCTGTCGCCGCTGGCGGATTTCGTCACCGGTCAACTGCTGCCTGTCAACGGCGGCTTCGTATTCAACTGA
- a CDS encoding IclR family transcriptional regulator has product MADEQACKYLIPGLDRGLQLLLAFGEQHKEMTFAELHRLVDMPKATAYRVVQTLEHLGFLERNPRTNTFALGIKVLRLGFEYIASLDVAQAGQPVIEQLRDRSQCSSHLAIRDGRDVIYIARVSAAGSQINQVSVGTRLPVHQTSLGRMLLTSATRSEFEQLYPDAQLPGNAPGTPADRETLWQMVQQDKARGYVIGESFFRHGISSIVYPIFNREQRVEAVVSIMVPSDEIPKADRERLRMEVRDAAEKISGFLGAPPQANVG; this is encoded by the coding sequence ATGGCGGACGAGCAAGCATGTAAATATCTGATCCCGGGGCTGGATCGCGGGTTGCAGTTGCTGCTGGCGTTTGGCGAGCAGCATAAGGAGATGACCTTCGCCGAGTTGCATCGCCTGGTCGATATGCCGAAGGCCACCGCTTATCGCGTGGTGCAGACGCTCGAACACCTCGGCTTTCTGGAGCGCAATCCGCGCACCAACACCTTTGCGCTCGGCATCAAGGTGCTGCGCCTCGGCTTCGAATATATCGCGTCGCTGGACGTGGCGCAGGCCGGCCAGCCGGTGATCGAGCAGCTGCGCGATCGCAGCCAGTGCAGCAGCCATCTGGCGATCCGCGACGGGCGTGACGTGATCTATATCGCCCGCGTCAGCGCCGCCGGTTCGCAGATCAATCAGGTCAGCGTCGGCACCCGCTTGCCGGTGCACCAAACCTCGCTCGGCCGCATGTTGTTGACCAGCGCGACTCGCAGCGAGTTCGAACAACTGTATCCAGACGCGCAGCTGCCGGGCAATGCGCCGGGCACCCCGGCGGATCGCGAAACGCTGTGGCAAATGGTGCAGCAAGACAAGGCGCGCGGCTATGTGATCGGCGAATCGTTCTTCCGCCACGGCATCTCCTCGATCGTCTACCCGATCTTCAACCGCGAGCAGCGGGTCGAGGCGGTGGTCAGCATCATGGTGCCGTCCGATGAGATCCCGAAAGCGGATCGCGAGCGGCTGCGCATGGAAGTGCGCGACGCGGCGGAGAAAATTTCCGGCTTCCTCGGCGCGCCGCCGCAGGCCAACGTCGGCTAA
- a CDS encoding VOC family protein has translation MSVIGIEKLEFGVEDLPTCEKFMRDFGLQPATQHWGEAQREFTTLSGARVVLHPLQSAALPAAFEGGSTLRRMTWGVASPADLARLQPRLALMPGFRQVGEELECLDPNGMTLRFVVSRQQAVEVPVTPINQWGDVRRIDQPSPVYSQAQPINIGHVVFFVDDLAATERFYRELLDFQVSDRYIDRAVFLRTQARGGHHNLFLLKLPNRPRGLNHVAFTVRDIHEVIGGGIAMNKEQWSTFIGPGRHPISSAYFWYVNSPTGGAFEYYTNDDYLTENWQPRELEHSLVSFTEWAVEGGIDHDTRRQHKKAEAL, from the coding sequence ATGAGCGTAATCGGAATCGAAAAACTGGAATTTGGCGTCGAAGATCTGCCAACCTGCGAAAAATTCATGCGAGACTTCGGCCTGCAGCCCGCCACGCAACATTGGGGCGAAGCGCAGCGCGAATTCACTACCCTGAGCGGGGCGCGGGTTGTCCTGCATCCGCTGCAAAGCGCGGCGCTGCCTGCGGCGTTTGAAGGCGGTTCCACCCTACGCCGCATGACCTGGGGCGTGGCCTCGCCCGCCGATCTGGCGCGCCTGCAGCCGCGTTTGGCGCTGATGCCCGGCTTCCGCCAGGTGGGAGAAGAGCTGGAGTGCCTCGATCCCAACGGTATGACGCTGCGCTTCGTCGTCAGCCGCCAGCAGGCGGTCGAGGTGCCGGTCACGCCGATCAACCAGTGGGGCGACGTGCGCCGTATCGATCAACCCAGCCCGGTCTATTCGCAGGCGCAGCCGATCAACATCGGCCACGTGGTGTTCTTCGTCGACGATCTGGCGGCGACTGAGCGTTTCTACCGCGAGCTGTTGGATTTCCAGGTTTCCGATCGCTATATCGATCGCGCCGTCTTCCTGCGTACCCAGGCGCGCGGCGGCCATCATAACCTGTTCCTGCTGAAGTTGCCGAACCGCCCACGCGGCCTGAATCACGTGGCGTTCACCGTGCGCGATATCCACGAAGTGATCGGCGGCGGCATCGCCATGAACAAAGAGCAGTGGAGCACCTTTATCGGCCCCGGCCGCCACCCGATCTCCTCGGCCTATTTCTGGTACGTCAACAGCCCGACCGGCGGCGCGTTCGAGTACTACACCAACGACGATTATCTGACGGAAAACTGGCAGCCGCGCGAGCTGGAACATTCGCTGGTCTCCTTCACCGAATGGGCGGTAGAGGGCGGCATCGATCACGACACGCGCCGCCAGCATAAAAAGGCGGAGGCGTTATGA
- a CDS encoding NAD(P)/FAD-dependent oxidoreductase: MNRAEQAGIVIVGGGQAGGWAAKTLRDRGYSGRLTVVSDEPYDFYERPPLSKAALLDAAAPLSRLFSEQTVAELNIDWRRPLRAESIDAEQQIVTLSDGQRLQFEQLLIATGGRPRLPSAAWAQHPRVMTLRSWDDAARLRQGLQGCRRLAIVGGGWIGLEIAASARRLGAEVTVFERQPALCMRSVGADVSQALLELHRRQGVTVLCGCGEISLEDRDGAAWIGSEVSDPQAFDLVVVGIGVELNLELARSAGLAIESGIVVDGQGRTSHPAIFAAGDVARHPTLGLCLQSWAYAQNQAISTACAMLDAFAAPYDDVAWLWSDQYDVNIQILGVPSGGVHHVVRRTPQSQVFFTLNADRQLVQMVTFNDARAIKLGKRWLASGRVLDPQQLADAEFSLMALK; encoded by the coding sequence ATGAACCGGGCTGAACAGGCGGGCATCGTCATCGTCGGTGGCGGCCAGGCCGGCGGCTGGGCGGCCAAGACGCTGCGCGACCGCGGTTACAGCGGCCGGCTGACGGTTGTCAGCGACGAACCCTACGATTTTTACGAGCGGCCGCCGCTGTCGAAAGCGGCGTTGCTGGATGCCGCGGCGCCCCTCAGCCGGCTGTTCAGCGAACAGACGGTGGCGGAGCTGAATATCGACTGGCGCCGCCCGCTGCGCGCCGAGTCCATCGACGCTGAACAGCAAATCGTTACGCTCAGCGACGGGCAGCGGCTGCAGTTCGAGCAGTTGCTGATCGCCACCGGCGGGCGGCCGCGTTTGCCGAGCGCCGCCTGGGCGCAGCACCCGCGCGTGATGACGCTGCGTTCCTGGGACGATGCGGCCCGGTTGCGGCAGGGGCTGCAGGGCTGCCGTCGCCTGGCTATCGTCGGCGGCGGTTGGATCGGGCTGGAGATCGCCGCTTCCGCGCGCCGTCTCGGCGCCGAGGTGACGGTGTTTGAACGCCAACCCGCGCTGTGCATGCGCAGCGTCGGCGCCGATGTCTCACAGGCGTTGCTCGAACTGCATCGCCGGCAGGGCGTCACGGTGCTGTGCGGCTGCGGTGAGATCTCGCTGGAAGATCGCGACGGCGCCGCCTGGATCGGCAGCGAAGTCAGCGATCCGCAAGCCTTCGATCTGGTAGTGGTGGGGATCGGCGTCGAGCTGAATCTCGAACTGGCGCGCAGCGCAGGGCTGGCGATCGAGTCCGGCATTGTGGTCGACGGCCAGGGGCGCACCAGCCATCCGGCGATCTTCGCCGCGGGCGATGTGGCGCGTCACCCGACGCTTGGCCTGTGCCTGCAGTCCTGGGCCTACGCGCAAAATCAGGCCATCAGCACCGCCTGCGCGATGCTCGACGCCTTCGCCGCCCCGTATGACGACGTGGCCTGGCTGTGGTCGGATCAATATGACGTCAATATCCAGATCCTCGGCGTGCCGAGCGGCGGTGTGCACCATGTGGTGCGCCGCACGCCGCAGTCGCAGGTGTTCTTCACGCTGAACGCCGATCGGCAGCTGGTGCAGATGGTGACGTTCAACGACGCGCGCGCCATCAAGCTCGGCAAGCGTTGGTTGGCGAGTGGCCGGGTGCTGGATCCGCAGCAACTGGCGGATGCGGAGTTTTCTTTGATGGCGTTGAAATAA
- a CDS encoding MFS transporter — protein MTTQDIDARAGRAGETVAENPQQRVRWSVPIALFACVLLAFFDKISIAALFSDAEFQQALGIGFDPARLGLLMSAFLFSYGISSMLLSGIGDRLNPVKVLIGMMVVWGVLMVLMGLVRSYHAMMTLRILLGIAEGPLLPMAYAIIRQAFPPQLQARATMLWLLGTPLGAALGFPVTLYILNTFDWQATFFFMAFLTLPVMLLVLFGMRHLNVARPAAAAKPAVSERKQHRRELLRSPHFWMICLFNIAFLTYLWGMNGWLPSYLIKGKGIHLEHAGYLSSLPFIAMLLGEVLGAWLSDKLDRRALACFLSLCGAGLGLAVVLHLQGTYSVIAAMAFSTFMWGAGAPNIFALLAKATSSKVSATAGGIFNGLGNFAGALAPVLMGALIAATGNMDNGLLFLVVMAFVGCLILLPLLRKY, from the coding sequence ATGACTACGCAAGACATTGACGCCCGCGCTGGACGGGCGGGGGAAACCGTTGCCGAAAATCCGCAGCAGCGGGTGCGCTGGTCGGTGCCGATCGCGCTGTTCGCCTGCGTGCTGCTGGCGTTTTTCGACAAGATCAGCATCGCGGCGCTGTTTTCCGACGCCGAGTTTCAGCAGGCGTTGGGCATCGGTTTTGACCCGGCGCGGCTGGGCTTGCTGATGAGCGCGTTTCTGTTCTCCTACGGCATTTCCTCCATGCTGCTCAGCGGCATCGGCGATCGGCTTAATCCGGTCAAGGTATTGATTGGCATGATGGTGGTGTGGGGCGTGCTGATGGTGTTGATGGGGCTGGTGCGTTCCTATCACGCCATGATGACGCTGCGCATTCTGCTCGGCATCGCCGAAGGGCCGCTGCTGCCGATGGCCTACGCCATTATTCGTCAGGCCTTCCCGCCGCAGCTGCAGGCGCGCGCCACCATGCTGTGGTTGCTCGGCACGCCGCTGGGGGCCGCGCTCGGCTTCCCGGTCACCCTGTACATCCTCAATACCTTCGACTGGCAGGCCACCTTCTTCTTTATGGCGTTTCTGACGCTGCCGGTGATGTTGCTGGTGCTGTTCGGCATGCGCCACCTGAACGTCGCGCGTCCGGCGGCGGCGGCCAAGCCGGCGGTGTCCGAACGCAAACAGCATCGCCGCGAGCTGCTGCGCAGCCCGCATTTCTGGATGATTTGCCTGTTCAACATCGCCTTCCTGACCTACCTGTGGGGCATGAACGGCTGGCTGCCGAGCTATCTGATCAAGGGCAAAGGCATTCATCTGGAACATGCCGGTTACCTCTCTTCGCTGCCGTTCATCGCCATGCTGCTCGGCGAAGTGCTGGGCGCCTGGCTGTCGGACAAGCTGGATCGCCGCGCGCTGGCCTGCTTCCTGTCGCTGTGCGGTGCCGGCCTCGGTCTGGCGGTGGTGTTGCACCTGCAGGGTACCTACAGCGTGATCGCCGCCATGGCCTTCAGCACCTTTATGTGGGGCGCCGGCGCGCCGAATATTTTCGCGCTGTTGGCGAAGGCCACCAGCAGCAAGGTGAGCGCCACCGCCGGCGGCATCTTCAACGGGTTGGGCAATTTTGCCGGTGCGCTGGCGCCGGTGCTGATGGGGGCGCTGATCGCCGCCACCGGCAATATGGATAACGGCCTGCTGTTCCTGGTGGTGATGGCTTTCGTCGGCTGCCTCATTCTGCTGCCGTTGCTGAGAAAGTACTGA
- a CDS encoding cupin domain-containing protein, with translation MSQVENKAGVKPQDLSMENWVESRIARFEGRKYDWNALKFQADFDPKYRRAQMRYIGTGATGVASDANTIPAGNFTFSTMVLPSKCEGPLHLHDDVEEVFFMLKGSITLMIQDGEEYYETRLKERDLISVPAGVYRGLFNHGEEEALMCVMLGTAKPEIPTYPADHPLSKVKRN, from the coding sequence ATGTCTCAGGTTGAGAACAAAGCCGGCGTCAAGCCGCAGGATCTGTCGATGGAAAACTGGGTGGAGTCGCGCATCGCCCGTTTCGAGGGCCGCAAATATGACTGGAACGCGCTGAAATTCCAGGCCGACTTCGACCCGAAATACCGCCGCGCGCAGATGCGCTACATCGGCACCGGCGCCACCGGCGTGGCCAGCGATGCCAACACCATTCCGGCAGGCAACTTCACCTTCTCCACCATGGTGCTGCCTTCGAAGTGCGAGGGCCCGCTGCACCTGCATGACGACGTGGAAGAAGTGTTCTTCATGCTGAAAGGCAGCATCACGCTGATGATTCAGGATGGCGAAGAGTATTACGAAACCAGGCTGAAAGAGCGCGATCTGATCTCGGTGCCGGCGGGGGTGTATCGCGGCCTGTTCAACCACGGCGAGGAAGAGGCGCTGATGTGCGTGATGCTCGGCACCGCCAAGCCGGAGATCCCGACCTATCCGGCGGATCACCCGCTGTCCAAAGTGAAGCGCAACTGA
- a CDS encoding alpha/beta fold hydrolase, whose translation MNGLAQRQRARCGAYTLSWREAGQGRPVVLLHGISSGSASWIKQFNDNGLTDGHRLVAWDAPGYGGSLPLADPQADAAGYAAALAALIDELQLVQPLIVGHSLGALIGSAYAAGYPDGLCGLVLADPAQGYATAPEEKRRQVYGQRQQMIETLGPVGYGEQRAAALLREGADPQDIAWVRNGMQQLDPDGFLSAAWMLANDDISRYLARYRGPLEVWCGEQDRITPPEKAAELAGEQDAALRLIAAAGHASYLDAPACFNRYLRDFTGAIQR comes from the coding sequence ATGAACGGCCTGGCGCAACGCCAACGGGCGCGCTGCGGGGCGTACACCCTGAGCTGGCGCGAGGCCGGGCAGGGGCGGCCGGTGGTGTTGCTGCATGGCATCAGCTCCGGATCCGCCTCGTGGATCAAGCAGTTCAACGATAACGGCCTGACGGACGGCCACCGTCTGGTGGCGTGGGATGCGCCGGGCTACGGCGGCAGCCTGCCGTTGGCGGATCCGCAGGCCGATGCCGCCGGTTATGCGGCGGCGTTGGCGGCGCTGATTGATGAGCTGCAGCTGGTGCAGCCGCTGATCGTCGGCCATTCGCTGGGGGCGCTGATCGGCAGCGCCTATGCCGCCGGTTATCCGGATGGGCTGTGCGGGCTGGTGTTGGCGGATCCGGCGCAGGGCTATGCCACGGCGCCGGAGGAAAAGCGTCGGCAGGTGTACGGCCAGCGCCAGCAGATGATAGAGACGCTGGGGCCGGTGGGCTACGGCGAGCAGCGGGCGGCGGCCTTGCTGCGTGAAGGGGCGGATCCGCAGGATATCGCCTGGGTGCGCAACGGCATGCAGCAGCTCGATCCCGACGGTTTTCTGAGTGCCGCCTGGATGCTGGCCAACGATGATATCAGCCGTTATCTAGCGCGCTATCGCGGCCCGCTGGAGGTGTGGTGCGGCGAACAGGATCGCATTACGCCACCGGAGAAGGCGGCCGAGCTGGCGGGTGAGCAGGACGCGGCGCTGCGTCTGATCGCCGCCGCGGGTCATGCCAGCTACCTCGATGCGCCGGCGTGTTTCAACCGCTATCTGCGGGACTTTACGGGAGCAATCCAACGATGA
- a CDS encoding SDR family oxidoreductase codes for MNFQLEDRVAVVTGGSSGIGFETLKLLLAEGAKVAFCGRDPDKLAGAAASLRADFPQADILALRCDVLDAQQVAQFAAQVTAHFGGVDLLINNAGQGFVAHFDQTPREAWLHEAELKLFGVINPVQAFLPALERSAIASITCVNSLLALQPEEHMIATSAARAALLNMTLTLSKELVGKGIRVNSILLGMVESGQWRRRFDDRSDKDQSWEQWTAAIAERRGIPMKRLGKPQEPAQALLFLASPLASFTTGAALDVSGGFNRHV; via the coding sequence ATGAATTTTCAGCTTGAGGATCGGGTGGCGGTGGTGACCGGCGGCTCGTCGGGCATCGGTTTCGAAACCCTGAAGCTGCTGCTGGCCGAAGGGGCGAAAGTGGCGTTCTGCGGCCGCGATCCGGACAAACTGGCCGGCGCAGCAGCCAGCCTGCGCGCGGACTTCCCGCAGGCGGATATCCTGGCGCTGCGCTGTGACGTACTGGACGCGCAGCAGGTGGCGCAGTTCGCCGCTCAGGTGACGGCGCATTTCGGCGGCGTGGATCTGCTGATCAACAACGCCGGTCAGGGCTTCGTCGCCCATTTTGACCAGACGCCGCGCGAGGCCTGGCTGCATGAGGCCGAGCTGAAGCTGTTCGGCGTCATCAACCCGGTGCAGGCGTTCTTACCGGCGCTGGAACGATCGGCGATCGCGTCTATCACCTGCGTCAACTCGCTGCTGGCGCTGCAGCCGGAAGAGCACATGATCGCCACCTCGGCGGCGCGTGCCGCGCTGCTCAACATGACGCTGACGCTGTCGAAAGAGCTGGTGGGCAAAGGTATTCGCGTTAACTCGATCTTGCTGGGGATGGTGGAGTCGGGCCAGTGGCGCCGCCGTTTCGACGATCGCAGCGACAAAGATCAAAGCTGGGAGCAGTGGACGGCGGCGATCGCCGAACGCCGCGGCATCCCGATGAAACGCCTCGGCAAGCCGCAGGAGCCGGCGCAGGCGCTGTTGTTCCTCGCTTCGCCGCTGGCTTCCTTTACCACCGGCGCGGCGTTGGACGTTTCCGGCGGCTTTAACCGCCATGTGTAG
- a CDS encoding aspartate dehydrogenase: MKKIMMIGYGAMAKEVIARLPEGVEVGWILARAAHHAAIAEAFGGRVQALTHPEQCSQRPDLVLECASQQAVAEFGEAVLQRGWPLAVISTGALADAALQQRLQQVCRSHHGQLIVLSGAVAGMDGLASAREGGLESVTYQASKSPASWRGSPAEQLIDLDAVREAQVFFEGSAREAARLFPANANVAATVALNGLGMDATRVRLLVDPATRRNTHRLQVCGDFGEFHIELSGNPLASNPKTSTLAALSAVQACRRLVDGGFIA; this comes from the coding sequence ATGAAGAAGATCATGATGATTGGCTACGGCGCAATGGCGAAGGAAGTGATCGCCCGTCTGCCGGAAGGCGTGGAGGTTGGCTGGATCCTGGCGCGTGCAGCTCATCATGCGGCGATCGCCGAGGCCTTTGGCGGGCGGGTGCAGGCGCTGACCCATCCGGAGCAGTGTTCGCAGCGGCCGGATTTGGTGCTGGAGTGCGCCAGCCAGCAGGCGGTGGCGGAGTTTGGCGAGGCGGTGCTGCAGCGCGGTTGGCCGCTGGCTGTGATCTCGACCGGCGCGCTGGCGGACGCCGCATTGCAACAGCGGCTGCAGCAGGTTTGCCGCAGCCATCACGGGCAACTGATCGTGCTGTCCGGCGCGGTGGCGGGGATGGACGGGCTGGCGTCGGCGCGTGAAGGCGGGTTGGAGAGCGTGACCTATCAGGCCAGCAAGAGCCCGGCCAGCTGGCGCGGCAGCCCGGCGGAGCAACTGATCGACCTCGATGCGGTGCGCGAGGCGCAGGTATTTTTTGAAGGCTCGGCGCGCGAAGCGGCGCGTTTGTTCCCGGCCAATGCCAACGTGGCGGCCACTGTTGCGCTCAACGGTCTGGGTATGGACGCCACCCGGGTGCGTCTGCTGGTCGATCCCGCCACCCGGCGCAATACCCATCGCCTGCAGGTGTGCGGCGACTTTGGCGAGTTTCACATTGAGCTGAGCGGTAACCCGCTGGCGAGCAATCCCAAAACATCAACCCTGGCGGCGCTGAGCGCGGTACAAGCCTGCCGCCGTCTGGTGGACGGCGGTTTTATTGCCTGA